A genome region from Hevea brasiliensis isolate MT/VB/25A 57/8 chromosome 9, ASM3005281v1, whole genome shotgun sequence includes the following:
- the LOC131183288 gene encoding cytochrome P450 CYP736A12-like: MSPFILAILVILLGSFICSLCAPSFRPRRQRKNDPQLPPGPPALPIVGNLHMLGKLPHRSLHQLAKKYGPIMSMRLGSVPAIVVSSPQAAELFLKTHDLLFASRPMLQASLYMSYGNKGVAFSEYGPYWRSVRKLCTLQLLSASKIEYFAPMRREEVGLLVDSLKKGAAAREVVDISLGVGDLIQNMTCRMVFGEAKNSEFDLKPLAKEALNLAGAFNIADYVPFLGAFDLQGLTKRMKSFSKAMDTILEKIICEHEREARWKKKQQMKDFVDVLLSLMNQPMTSNEEVLYTLDRTNIKAILIDMIVASFDTSATTIEWTLSELLRHPAAMKRLQDELQTVFGLDKMVEEKDLFNLPYLDMVIKESSRLYPVGPLLLPRNCMEETIIDGYHIPKNARIIVNAWAIGQDPNAWSDSAEEFLPERFADTSIDLRGHDFQLLPFGSGRRGCPGMQLGLTITRFVLAQLVHCFNWELPDGVLPNELDMSEIFGLSMPRANHLVAVPKYRLRV, encoded by the exons ATGTCTCCTTTCATCTTAGCCATACTAGTGATTCTGCTGGGATCATTCATTTGCAGTCTATGCGCCCCCTCATTCCGGCCACGGAGACAACGAAAAAATGACCCGCAGCTACCTCCTGGACCCCCAGCCTTACCAATCGTCGGTAACCTCCACATGCTAGGCAAACTCCCCCATCGATCCCTTCATCAGTTAGCCAAAAAGTATGGACCTATCATGTCCATGAGGCTAGGCTCTGTACCCGCCATTGTTGTATCATCACCACAAGCTGCCGAGCTATTTCTCAAGACCCACGACTTATTATTCGCTAGCCGTCCCATGTTACAAGCTTCCCTTTACATGTCCTATGGCAACAAGGGCGTGGCTTTTTCGGAGTATGGCCCTTACTGGCGCAGCGTCAGGAAATTGTGCACTTTACAACTTCTTTCTGCGTCGAAAATTGAGTACTTTGCTCCGATGAGGAGGGAGGAGGTGGGGTTGCTGGTTGATTCGCTGAAGAAAGGTGCGGCGGCGCGTGAGGTTGTGGATATTAGTTTAGGTGTGGGAGACCTGATTCAGAACATGACTTGCAGGATGGTTTTTGGGGAAGCTAAAAATAGTGAATTTGATTTAAAGCCGCTGGCTAAGGAGGCTTTGAACTTGGCAGGAGCTTTCAATATTGCTGACTATGTTCCTTTTTTAGGAGCATTTGATCTTCAG GGATTGACAAAACGTATGAAGTCATTTAGCAAGGCAATGGACACAATCTTGGAGAAGATAATTTGTGAACATGAAAGGGAAGCTCGATGGAAAAAGAAGCAGCAAATGAAGGATTTCGTTGATGTGTTACTTTCTTTGATGAACCAACCCATGACATCCAATGAAGAGGTACTTTACACGCTCGATAGAACCAACATAAAAGCTATCTTAATAGACATGATCGTAGCTTCATTTGACACTTCGGCCACTACCATTGAGTGGACACTCTCAGAACTCCTCAGACATCCTGCTGCAATGAAACGTCTACAAGATGAGTTGCAGACTGTTTTTGGATTGGATAAAATGGTGGAGGAGAAAGATTTGTTCAATCTTCCATATTTAGATATGGTTATAAAAGAAAGCTCGAGGTTATATCCTGTCGGGCCACTGCTACTTCCTCGTAACTGCATGGAGGAGACAATAATTGATGGGTATCATATACCGAAGAATGCAAGAATTATAGTGAATGCTTGGGCAATTGGACAAGATCCTAATGCCTGGTCGGATAGTGCAGAAGAATTTTTGCCAGAAAGGTTTGCTGATACAAGTATAGACCTTCGAGGACACGATTTTCAGCTTCTCCCATTTGGTTCTGGGCGCAGAGGATGCCCTGGAATGCAACTGGGATTAACCATCACTCGATTTGTTTTGGCTCAATTAGTGCATTGTTTTAACTGGGAGCTCCCAGATGGTGTGTTGCCTAATGAGTTGGACATGAGTGAGATATTTGGCCTCTCGATGCCTAGAGCTAACCATTTGGTTGCGGTGCCAAAGTATCGACTGCGTGTTTGA